ACTTGTATCCGACAAGAGTGTTATATGCAAAGTTGGCCGGTCGGTTTTTCTATACGTTTGCAAAGTATAGCAGGAATGCAACAATCGAAGAGGTTATTCATAGACCAAAGCCACTACTGGTCGCACAAGCTATGCATGTCATGATGCAGACCTACGTTCTAGTTGTCAGGGATCCTACTCCGAGTTTGAGAACTGTTCACCACAGGTTCAGCATGGCTATTCCAGGTTTTAAGACTATACCCTGC
The nucleotide sequence above comes from Debaryomyces hansenii CBS767 chromosome A complete sequence. Encoded proteins:
- a CDS encoding DEHA2D19426p (no similarity) encodes the protein MSAMKILKPKYLYPTRVLYAKLAGRFFYTFAKYSRNATIEEVIHRPKPLSVAQAMHVMMQTYVLVVRDPTPSLRTVHHRFSMAIPGFKTIPCNWVEA